A genomic region of Anopheles coustani chromosome 3, idAnoCousDA_361_x.2, whole genome shotgun sequence contains the following coding sequences:
- the LOC131261376 gene encoding transcription factor Maf-like has product MAGYNLGGELGGGHLHRLHHQHQGSIGSNASSGGVLVLTSGGGGGGTVGTIASSASSSSASATVPLLQHHHHHHHLHHHLHQHLHPGGGDASSPAQAAPIPSKRNL; this is encoded by the coding sequence ATGGCCGGCTACAACCTCGGCGGGGAGCTGGGCGGGGGCCATCTGCACCGGCTCCACCATCAGCATCAGGGCAGCATCGGGAGCAACGCTTCTTCGGGTGGTGTCCTTGTGTTGaccagtggtggtggtggtggtggtaccgTCGGCACGATCGCTTCGTCCGCGTCGTCCTCGAGTGCGAGTGCCACCGTGCCGCTACTgcagcaccaccatcaccaccaccatctgcACCATCACCTTCATCAGCATCTGCATCCTGGCGGTGGAGACGCCAGTTCCCCAGCCCAAGCAGCTCCGATTCCGAGCAAGAGGAACCTCTAA